In Sphingomonas oryzagri, the genomic stretch AGCGGGAATGATGGTTGCGTCGGTCATGCCTTGCCCCTAACAGGGCGCCTCTTTCTTTCCCACAGGCAATTCCTGCCGCAACAATCGAGCAGTCTTATGGCCCGTATCGTGATGAAGTTCGGTGGCACGTCGATGGCGGGCATCGAGCGTATTCGCAACGTGGCGCGGCAGGTGAAACGCGAGTGGGCCAAGGGCGAGCAGGTCGCGGTGGTGGTCTCCGCCATGTCGGGCGAGACCGATCGCCTCGTCAATTTCTGCCGCGAGGCCTCGCCGCTCTACGACACCAAGGAATATGATGTCGTCGTCGCGGCGGGCGAGCAGGTGACCAGCGGCCTGCTGGCGATCGCGCTGCAGGCGATCGGGGTTCCGGCGCGCAGCTGGCTCGGCTGGCAGCTGCCGATCCGCACCAGCGACGCGCACGCTTCGGCCCGCATATCGACGATCGACACGGAAGCACTCAACGCCAGCCTCGCCAACGGCGAGGTCGCGGTGATCCCCGGCTTCCAGGGGCAGACCGAGGACGGCCGCGTCACCACGCTCGGCCGCGGCGGTTCGGACACGAGCGCCGTGGCGGTGGCGGCGGCGATGAAGGCCGATCGCTGCGACATCTATACCGACGTCGACGGCGTCTACACGACCGACCCGCGCATCGTGCCCCGCGCGCGCAAGATCCCCAAGATCACCTACGAGGAAATGCTGGAGCTGGCGTCGGTCGGCGCCAAGGTGCTCCAGACCCGCTCGGTGGGCCTCGCCATGAAGGAGAAGGTGCGCGTGCAGGTGCTCTCCTCCTTCGGAGACCCTGACGCCGAGCCCACCCCCGGCACCTTCGTGGTGGGGGAAGACGAAATCGGAGAAGGCCAAGTGGAACAGCAGCTCATCACCGGCATCGCCTATGATCGCAACGAGGCGAAGATCACGCTCGTCGCGGTGCCCGATCGCCCCGGCGCGGTGGCCTCGATCTTCAACCCGCTGGCCGAGGCGAGCATCAACGTCGACATGATCGTGCAGAACGTCGCGCACGGCACCGGCTCCACCGACGTCACCTTCACCGTACCCGGCGCCGAACTGGCCCGCTCGCTCGACGTGCTCGAAAAGGCGCGCGAGACGATCGGCTACGAGAAGCTGGTCCCCGATACGGAGGTCTGCAAGATCTCGGTGGTGGGCGTGGGGATGCGCAGCCACGCGGGCGTCGCGGCGACGATGTTCGAGGCGCTGGCGGCGCGCGGCATCAACATCCAGGCGATCACCACGTCCGAGATCAAGGTCTCGGTGCTGATCCACCAGGACTATACCGAACTCGCGGTGCGCGTGCTGCATACGGCCTACGGGCTGGATGCGGAGGATGCGGCGTAAGGGGAACGCGTGCCGAAAGCGGCAGGACATAGCGCGGGGTGAGAAGGTGGAGGCTCGCCGTTTCCTGGCCCTCGATGGACTTCGTGGGGTAGCGGCGCTTTCCATCCTTCTGTTCCATCGGCGGTGGTGGGTCGCCGGCGGTCACTTTCTCGATCATGCCTGGCTGGCGGTCGATTTCTTTTTCCTGCTGAGCGGCTTCGTTCTCGATCATGCGTATGCGCAACGGCTGCGCGCGGACATGCACCGTGGCCGGTTCCTGCTGCTTCGACTGATCCGGCTGTATCCGATGACATTCGCGGGCGCGGCGATCGGCGTCCTGCTCCCGCTGATCCGCGCGGTCCACAATTCTGTTTTCGATTTTCGCCTTCCTCTCGTGGCGCTGATCAACGCGATGGCCTTGCCGGCGCCGGCCGCGATCTCCGCCGAGCCGTTCGCGATCAACCAGCCGGTCTGGTCCCTGTTTTTCGAGCTGGTCGCGAGCGGCGCGTTCGCAATCGTACTGGCCCGTCTTTCCACCCGCGCGCTCGCCGTGGCCGCCGCCATTGCCGGCGCGATCACGATCATCGTCGTTGCCCATTTTTCGACGCTGGCGGTCGGCAACCACAGGAACGACCTGCCATGGGGACTGGCGAGGGTCGCCACGCCGTTCATCATCGGTATGCTGCTCCACCGATTGCGCGAAGCGGTTCGATGGCTCGCCATCCCGTTCTGGGCGGCGGCGGCGCTTCTCGTTGCGAGCTTCCTGCCCGTATCCGGCGCATGGTGGGATGGCGCCTACAGCTGCATCATGGTCCTGATCGCCTATCCTCTCCTGCTGCTCGGCACGCAGGCGCGGGAACCCGATCCGCAGTGGCTGGGCGTGATCCGCACGGGCGCCTTTCTCTCCTATCCCGTCTATGCGCTCCATTTCCCCATTCTCGCGCTGATCGATCCGATCCAGCGCAGGCTTCCCATGCCGGGGCCGCTCTGGCTGGCGCTGGCCGCCACGATCGTCGTCCTGATCGCGGCGCCTCTCGCGCGCTGGTACGACGCACCGTTCAGGCGGTATCTCCGCACATGGCTCGCCGGAAGATCGGCGATGCAGGACGGCATTGGGTAAGCGAGCATCTTCATCTATGAGGCCGCGATGACCATGACGCACGCCACCGCCGCCTCGATCGGCCACGATCGCCTCGCCCGCCTGATGAAGCGCGGGACAGACTTCCTCGGGAGCGAGGTGGCCATCATGGCCGGCGCGATGTCGTGGGTGAGCGAACGCAACCTGGTTTCGGCCATGTCGAACGCCGGCGGCTTCGGCGTGATCGCCTGCGGGGCGATGTCGCCCGAACTGCTCGATGCCGAGATCGCGGCGACCAAGGCGCTCACCAGCAAGCCGTTCGGCGTCAACCTGATCACCATGCACCCGCAGCTCAACGACCTGATCGACGTCTGCGCGAAGCACGGTGTCGGCCATGTCGTGCTGGCGGGCGGCCTGCCGCCGGGCGGCGCGATCGAGCGGATCAAGGCCTCCGGTGCCAAGGTGATCTGCTTCCCGCCGACGCTCGCCTTCGCCAAGAAGCTGATCCGCTCGGGCGTCGATGCGCTGGTGATCGAGGGGATGGAGGCCGGCGGCCATATCGGCCCGGTCTCGACCAGCGTGCTGGCGCAGGAGATCCTGCCGGCCGTCGCGGCCGAGCTGCCGGTGTTCGTCGCCGGCGGGATCGGGCGTGGCGAAGCGATGGCCGGCTATCTGGAGATGGGCGCGGCCGGCGTACAGCTCGGCACGCGCTTCGTCTGCGCGACCGAATGCATCGCGCACCCGAACTTCAAGAAGGCGTTCATCCGTGCCTCGGCCCGCGACGCGACCGCCTCGGTACAGATCGATCCGCGCCTGCCGGTGATCCCCGTCCGCGCGCTCAAGAACGCGGCCGGCGAGCTGTTCACCGCCAAGCAGCGCGAAGTCGCCCAGGCGCTCGACGAGGGCAAGGTCGAGATGATGGAGGCGCAGCTGCAGATCGAGCATTACTGGGCTGGCGCGCTGCGCCGCGCGGTGATCGACGGCGATGTCGAGCATGGCTCGGTGATGGCCGGTCAGTCTGTGGGCATGGTGACCAAGGAGGAGCCGCTGGCGGATATCCTCAAGAGCCTAGTCGACGAGGGCGCCCACGCGCTGGAGCGCCGCTCGGGCGGCTGAGCAACACAGCCCGGAAATCCGTTCGTGTCGAGCGCAGTCGAGACACGCGCCGTAATCGATACGCCCGCCTCACGTCGCTCGACTCGCTCGGGACGAACGATCGTCTCAAGAACGGTTCAAGGCGCGTTGCTCGCCACCACGGCGGGCGCCTGTTCGCCATCGTCCAGCGTCGGGGCGTTCGGATCGGCGGGCGTCGTGTCCGGCACGACCGGCAGCGCGTCGGCCATCGTCGTGCCACCTTCGGTGATCGCCACCTCGCCGCCCAATGCCGTCTCGTCATAGAGCGCCTTGGCGAAGGCATCGGGCAGGTGCACGCAGCCGTGCGAGCTGCGATAGCCTGGCACGCCGCCGGCATGGAGCGCCACGCCGTCCCAGGTCAGCCGCTGCATGTAAGGCATCGGCGCGGAATTGTAGAGGTTGGAGCGATGCTTCACCTCCTTCTGCAGGATCGGATAGGTGCCGAGCGGCGTGTCGTAGCCGTCCCGCCCGGTCGATACGGTGGTGATGCCGATCAGCGTATCGCCGCGATAGACGAAGGCGACCTGGCGCATCAGATCGACCACCATCTGCACCTTGCCGTCGCCGCCCAGCTCCGGATGCCAGAGATACTGCCCGGCCTTCAGCGCATCGGCATCGGCGACGGTGAGTTCGGTCGCGCTGCCGTCGGTCACAGGATCGATGACGACCTGCGAGGGTTGCGCGATCGCTACGGTGGGCGCGGCGATCGCCAGCAGGGATGAGGCCACAAATAGCAGGGCCGAAGACGAGCGGATCATGAATCCCTTTCCTCCCGACACGACTCCGCCCACGCCGCCGATCACGCGATCAGCGGAGCAATGGATCGGAAATCCTTGATGGAAGGGATAACGACAAACGCGACGATTGGTGCCGCTGAAGCGCCACAATTGTCACGGTTGCGCTTGACGAAAGCCGAAACGGCCGGATCAGCGCGCGCCGACGCGCTCCGCAATGGCGGCGTAAGCGGCGAGGCGCCGGATGGCCGCTTCGTGAATGCCCGGCGGCGTCACCAGCACGCCGAACGCCTCGGCGCTGGCCGTGTTGAAGGCCATCGGCACGCCGAGCGCGTCGGTGACGCTCGCACCCGCCTCGGCCGCGATCAGCACGGCGGCGGCGATATCCCACTCATGACCCCAGCGGAGCGTCGCCACCAGGTCGGCGTCGCCCGCCGCGACCATCGCGATGCGCAGCGCGATCGAATTGGGCTTGGACACGGCGACGAGATCGGCGTCGCGACGCGGCAACTGGTCGGCCGGCACGCGCGCGCCAGTGATCGTATCGCGCGGTGCGACGCGAATGGCCGCGCCGTTGCGCCACGCCCCCTCGCCCGCCTGCGCCGTCCACACCTCGCCCCGTGCCGGGGCATCGAGCACGCCGAGGATCGGGCGCCCGTCCTCGACCAGCGCGACCGAGACCGCCCAGCCGGTCCGCCCGCGCAGATAGTCGCGCGTGCCGTCGATCGGATCGACCACCCACACGCGCCGCGCGCCCAGCCGCGCCTTGTCGTCGGCGGTCTCCTCGGAGAGCCAGCCGGCTTCGGGGTCGATGGCCGCCAGTCGCCCCTTCAGGAAATGATCGACCGCGAGATCGATCTCGCAGACCGGCTCGCCGCCCGCTTTCTCCCAGCGCCGGAAGCCGTCCTTCGCCTTGCCGAGCGCCAGCGCGCCCGCCTCTGCGGCGACCGCCGCGACCGCCTCCAGGCGCGGATCAGGCACCGGCGACCGTCATCCCGTCGATGCGGATGGTGGGAACATCGGTGGCGCGCTCGAAGACCAGATCGCTCGCCGGGGTGAGCGCGCGGAACATGTCGCGCAAGGTGCCGGCGATGGTGATCTCGGCAACGGACGCGCCGATTTCCCCGTCCTCGATCAGAAAACCAGCGGCGCCGCGCGAATAATCGCCGGTCACCGGGTTCACGCCCTGCCCGATCAGCTCTGTGACGTAGAGGCCGCGCTTCACGTCCTTCATCAGCTCGGCCGGCGAGAGCGCGCCCGCTTCCATATAGAAGTTGGAGGTGCCCACCCCAGGCGGCCCGCCGATGCCGCGCTGGGCGTTGCCGGTGGGTTGCAGACCAAGCTGGCGGGCGGACGCGCTGTCGAGCAGCCAGCCAGTCAGCACGCCGTCCGCAACCAGTTCGCGCCGCGCGGTCGGCAGCCCCTCGCCGTCGAACGGCTTGGAGCCGAGACCGCGCACGCGATGCGGGTCGTCGACGATGGTGATGCCCTTGCCGAACACCTCGGTCTCCAGCGCGTCGAGCAGGAAGCTCGTCTTGCGGGCGATCGAGGAGCCGGTGATCGCGCCCGCCAGATGGCCGAGCAGGCTCGATCCCACGCGCGGATCGAAGAGGATCGGCATCGCGCCCGACGAGAGCTTTGCCGGGTTGAGCCGCGCGACGGTGCGTTCGCCGGCACGGCGGCCGATCGCCTCGGCGGCTTCGAGATCCTCAAGGTGGCGGGCCGATCGGTGCGCGTAATCGCGCTGCATGTTGGCGCCCTCGCCGGCGATCACGCTGGCCGAGCAGCCGTGGCCGCTGGTCGCGTAGCCGCCCGCGAAGCCGTGGCTGGTCGCGAGCGCGATGATCGTGCGGCCGTGGCTGGCCGACGCGCCCTCGCTGTTGGTGACGCCCGCGACGGCGCGCGAGGCGTTCTCCGCCTCCAGCGCGCGCGCCCTCAGCGCCTCGGGGGAGACGGTGGCGCCGTCATCGCCATCGACCGACGGGGCATCGCCGCGCAGCAGCCGATCCTCCGGCGCGAGGCCGGCATAGGCATCCTCCGGCGCCTCCTTGGCCATCGCGACGGCGCGGTCCACCAGCGTAGCGAGCGCGTCCTTCGACAGATCCGACGAGGAGACGCTGGCCGATCGGCGGCCGACGAAGAGCCTGAGGCCGATCGTCTCGCCCTCCGATCGCTCGACATCCTCCAGCGCGCCGAGCCGCACCGAGACCGAGGTCGACTCGTTGCAGACATAGAGCGTGTCGGCGGCATCGGCCCCGGCCCGCTTCGCGAGCGCGACGAGATCGTGGACGCGGGTCTGGGCTTCGGCGACGGTCAGCATGGATCGCACTTAGGAAGCCCGCCCACCGCCGTCTAGCCCGCGCTGCCCACCGCGAGCGCCGCCATCGCCATCAGCAGGCCTGCAGTGCGGTTGGACCGGAAGCGGTGAAGTGCGCCGTGCGGCTCGGCCGGATCGAGGGTCCACACCTGCCAGCCGAGGTGCAGCGCCATCGGCAGCAGCGCCAGCACCGCAAGCGGATCGGGCCGCCGGAGCCAGTAGGCGACGCCCCACAGCAGCAGCGCGCCGACATAGCAGGCGGCTACGCCGGGCCGCACATGCCGCCCCATCGCGCGCGCCGAGGACTTCACGCCGGCCAGCACGTCATCCTCGATATCCTGCAGCGCGTAGATCGTATCGTAGCCGACCACCCACAGGATCGATCCGGCATAAAGCAGCAACCCGGCCGGTGCGACATGCCCCGCTACCGCCGCCCAGCCGACCAGCGCCGCCCACGAGAAAACGATGCCCAGCCACGCCTGCGGCCACCAGGTGATCCGCTTCATGAAAGGATAGCAGGCGACGGGCGCGAGGCTCGCCATGCTGATCCAGCGCGCCGGCCAGTTGAGCGCGACCAGCACCGCGAAGCCGATCAGGCAGAGCGCGATCAGGAACGCCCAGGCGCCCTTGAGGCTCACCCGCCCGCTCGCCAGCGGACGATCCCGCGTGCGCGCCACGCGGGCATCGAGGTCGCGATCGACGATGTCGTTATAGACGCAGCCCGCCCCGCGCATCGCGACCGCGCCGATGCCGAACAAAGCGATCAGCCGCACCGCATCGAGGCCCGGCGCACCCGCCAGCAGGATCGCCCAGCAGCCCGGCCAGAACAGCAGCCAGCCGCCGATCGGCCGGTCGAAGCGGGCGAGCAAAGCATAAGGCCGCGCGCTGGCGGGCAGCAGCCGCAGCAGGCCGCGTGTCTCGGTATCGGGAACCGCCGTGTCGGAAGGGATCGCCGTCATGCCCCGCCCCTACCGCGAACGGCGGCGCGTGACTACGGCTCAGCCGGCGGCCTTGATCGCCTCGCCCACGTCGAGCGTCTCGCCCTTCGTCACGATCACCGTGTCGCCCAGCTTCGCCTGCCCGAAGGCGAGCTTCGCGAACTCCACCGGAACCGCGACGCAGCCGTGGGTCGCGCCATCGCGGCGCATGTGCGATCCGTGGATGGTGACCCCATCGTTGGTCAGCCGCATCATATAGGGCATCGGCGCGTCGTAGAGGTTGGAGACGTGCGTCGCATCCTTCTGCGAGATGGCGAACACGCCGAGCGGGGTCGGGTGGTCGTCCGCCCCGTACATGATCGCCGCAGCCCCTATCTCGTAACCGTCGCGAAACACCGACATCACGCCCGCCGCCAGATCGACGGTGATGACGATGCGGCCGGTCTTGGGCGCGCCGTCCTCGTTCCACACATAGTCGCCGATCTTCATCGGCTCGGGCACGTCGAGCACGCGCTTCACGGCATAGCCGGCGTCGGCCCTGATCGGCGACTGCGCGGCGACCTTCACCGGCTTAGCCACGGGCTTCGGCGCAGAATGCACCGCCGCCGGCTGCGCATCGGCCACGCCACCGCCGATGTCCGCGATGCGCACGACGGCGGGCGCCAGCGCGGCGACACCGACCGCGATCGCCAGCCCGACCTTGTGGCGCATGATGAAGGAGGTAAGGCGCTGCATGAGGCCGGTCTATGCCATGGCGGGATTAACGGAAAGCGAGCGCCCCCGCGCATCGCCCCATCGCGGGACGACACAGGACGCGCTAAGGACGGGCCATGACCGCCACCCCCGCCTGGCCGCCCGAAAGCGCCCCGCGCCTGTTCGTCGACCACCCCCTCTCCGAAGGCGCCGAGGTCGTGCTCGATTCCACGCAGGCCAATTACCTGCTCAACGTGATGCGGCTGAAGGCGGGCGAAGCGGTGCGCTGCTTCGACGACCAAACGGGGGAGTGGGCGGCCGAACTCTGCTCGGCCGGCAAACGCGACGCGCGGCTGCGCATGGTGACGCACATGACGCCACGCGAGCCGGTGCCGGACCTCTGGCTGGTCGCCGCCCCGATCAAACGCCAGCGGATCGACTGGATGGCCGAGAAGGCCTGCGAGCTCGGTGTCGATCGCCTCGTGCCGGTGCTGACGCGGCGCGCGGTGGTGGACAAGCTCAACCTCGATCGCCTGCGCGCGCACACGATCGAGGCGGCCGAACAATGCGGCCGCACCGCGCTCCCCGCGCTCGAAGAACCGGCGAAGCTGGACAAGGTGCTCAGGGACTGGCCCGCCGACCGCACGCTCTATTTCGCCGACGAGACCGGCGGCGAGCCGTTCCGCCCCACCCCTGGCCCCGCCGCGATCCTCATCGGCCCCGAAGGCGGCTTCGATCCCGCCGAACGCGAGGCGATCCGCGCGCTCCCCCAGGCGCGCGGCATCTCGCTCGGCCCCCGCATCCTGCGCGCCGAGACGGCGGCGCTGGCGGCGGCGGCGGTGTGGATGAGCCACGCCGGGGACTGGCGCTGATTCCCGCTTTCCATACCGATCGGTAACCGCTAGGGCGCGGCGATGTCGACCCGCACCGCCTCCACCGCCGCCGATCCGGTCATCGAATCGCGCGACGATCTGCTCGCCGTCTTCCAGAAGGGCGAGAAGCCCAAGGAAAACTGGCGCATCGGCACCGAGCACGAGAAGTTCGTGTTCTGGAAGGATACGAAGCGCGCGCCCTCCTACGAGGAGCCGGGCGGCATCCACGCGCTGATGATCGGCCTCACCAAGTTCGGCTGGACGCCGATCATCGAGGGCGAGAACGTGATCGGCCTCACCGGCAAGGACGGCGGCATCAGTCTCGAACCCGCCGGCCAGTTCGAGCTGTCAGGCGCCCCGCTCGACAACCTGCACGAGACCTGCGCCGAGACCGGCCGCCATCTCGCCCAGGTGAAGGAGATCGGCGACAAGCTCGGCATCGGTTTCCTCGGCCTCGGTTTCTGGCCGGACAAGACGCGCGCCGAGCTGCCGATCATGCCCAAGGGCCGCTACAAGATCATGCTGGACCATATGCCGCGCGTCGGCACGCTGGGCCTCGACATGATGCTGCGCACCTGCACCATCCAGACCAACCTGGACTATTCCAGCGAGGCGGACATGGTGAAGAAGTTCCGCGTCTCGCTGGCCCTCCAGCCGCTCGCGACGGCGCTGTTCGCCAACTCGCCGTTCAAGGAAGGCAAGCCCAACGGCTACCTCTCCTACCGCTCGCACATCTGGACCGACACCGATCCGAAGCGCACGGGAATGCTGCCCTTCGTGTTCGAGGACGGCTTCGGCTACGAGCGCTATGCCGACTACATGCTTGATGTGCCGATGTATTTCGCCTTCCGCGAGGGCGGCTATGTCGATGCGGCGGGGCTTTCCTTCCGCGATTTCCTGAGGGGTGAACTGTCCGTCCTGCCCGGCGAAAAGCCGACCAAGGCCGACTGGAACGACCACCTCTCCACCGCCTTCCCCGAGGTGCGGCTGAAGTCCTTCCTCGAGATGCGCGGTGCCGACGGCGGCCCGTGGAACAAGATCTGCGCGCTGCCCGCCTTCTGGGTCGGCCTGCTCTACGACGATCAGGCGCTCGATGCGGCGTGGGATCTGGTGAAGCACTGGACGGTCGAGGACCATCACCGCATCCGCGAGCAGGTGCCGACGCTGGCGCTCGACACCAAGGGTCCGCGCGGCCGGTCTTTCCGCGAACTCGGCAAGCTGGTGCTGGAGATCGCGCACAAGGGCCTTGCCGCCCGCCAGCGCTTCAACGCGTCCGGCGACGATGAAACCGGCTTCCTTCAACCGCTCCACGAGATCGTGGCGAGCGGCAAGGTGCCGGCGCAGGACCTGCTCGATCGCTACAACGGCGCGTGGGGCGGCGATATTTCGCGGGTGTATGACGAGATGGCGTACTGACGCGCCGTCCTCACATTCGCTGACACGGGCACGCACCCAATGCCGCATCCGGCAATTCGCACCCGGCAGCGAAAAGTCCGCTCATGATTGTCGATCGAAGAGGTTTCGGTCGGTTCTGATTTCATCTTTACGACCGCCATTATCCGTATAGCGCACCTTAATCTTACCATTTGGCAATGAAGGTTATTGCCGATTGCCGCGCCCCACATCGCCCGGCACAGGGTCGACATGCACGCGCGCACGTCCGACAAACCATCGAAACATCGGGAAATCGGGCAAAGCTGGGCGCTGGTCGCCATAGCCGCCGCCGCTGGTCTGGCCTGGGTGATCCGATACGCCCTGAGATATGGGCTAGACATCGCGAACCCGCCGGCCTGGGCGCAGTGGTTCGATCAGGGATGGTACGTCACTTCGGCACGGGCCTTGTCCCACGCTGACCTGTCGGCGTCGCAGCACTGGTATCCGCTCGCTTATCCGATCGTGGCGGCCCCGTTCGCCCGGATCCTGCCGAACGAACCCTTCTTCCTTCCCAACCTCGCGCTCTTCATCGCCACCGCGCTGATTTTCGTGAAGGTGATGCGCAGGCTGGGCATGAACGCCCTCACCGCGACCATCCTGCTGCTGCTTGGCGACATGGCGATCCGCAAGATCGCCGGCCTTTGGACCGTTCCCTGGACGACGAGTCTCTCCGCTCCCCTGATCTGGGGCCTGATCGAACAGGTTCTGTCGATCGTCGACACTCCGCCGGACCGCGCCCCACCGACAATGCGGACCATGCTGCTGCTGGGCGCCACGGCGGCGGCGCTGCCTATCGCCAGACCTACGGATGGCCTGCTGGCGGTGCTGGCCGTCACCTTCGCCGCGATCATGCTGCTTCGCCAGCACAGGCTGAGGATCGGCGGCCTCGGCTGGGTCTGCGCAGGCGGCCTCGCCCTGTGCATACCTTATGGGCTGCTCTACCTCGCAATCTACGGCCCTCATCTGACCGACTATATGCGCGACGCGGCGCAGCAGGGTTTCGCGTTCAGTGACCTGCCCTGGAAAACCTACGTGATCGTGGTCTCGGCCGCACCCTGGTTTCCCGACAGCCCCTCGCTGGTGGAGGCCATGCCGTGGATCCTTCCGGGGTGCGCCGGACTGGCGATCACCCTGATCCATGGGAAACCTCAGGCGCGCACTGCACTGTCTCTGATCGCGCTGCTCGCCATTCCCTATTGCGCGACGTTCATCGCCTATACCGATCTTCAGCCGCCGGGCCTCTGGTCGTTCGGCAATGCACATTATTTCAAGTGGCTGTTTCCGCTTTTCGCGGTGGGATGCTGGCTGTGGCTTCGGGAGTTCCGATCCTGGCGCGGCGCCGGGCGCGCCATCGTGATGTTTGCCCTCTTCCTGCTGCCGACATGCCTGCGGCCGATCCCCACGCCGGTCGCCGACAATGTTCCCGCGCGAATGCTGATGTTCAGGGGCGCGACCAATCGCCCTTGGCAGAGCGCCTATTTCTCACCCGCGACGATCACTGACGACCAAGGCAGCATGGCCAACGTCAACCGGTTCCACCAGGTGCCCGACGATCATGGCGAGCGCGCGATCGCGGTCTGGCGCCTGTTCGCGGGCCGCGCCGTGCGCAACGATCCGAACGAGGCGGCCGCCTATCGAAACGACGAACTGCCCTATGCCCGTTACGCGACGCGCCTGTCCTTCGGCGTGCCGTGCTGGGGACGATTCCGTCCCGAATGTCGCCTGCCGGGGCCGTCCACCGCCGCCCATTGAGCGGCGGTTACTCCGCCGGCGCCACCACCGCCGCGCCGGCCGGCGCCTTGGCCAGCCGCGCAACCTTCACGAACCACCTGGTGATCGCGCCATGCTCGGCCATCCAGCCGGCGTAGGCGGCATAGGCCGGGTCCTCGCGCAGCAGGTGGCGCTCCTCCGTCCGCGCTCGCCAGTAATAGACGCCGCTGATCAGGCCGAGGATAACCGTGTTGCGCGCCGC encodes the following:
- a CDS encoding acyltransferase family protein, which produces MEARRFLALDGLRGVAALSILLFHRRWWVAGGHFLDHAWLAVDFFFLLSGFVLDHAYAQRLRADMHRGRFLLLRLIRLYPMTFAGAAIGVLLPLIRAVHNSVFDFRLPLVALINAMALPAPAAISAEPFAINQPVWSLFFELVASGAFAIVLARLSTRALAVAAAIAGAITIIVVAHFSTLAVGNHRNDLPWGLARVATPFIIGMLLHRLREAVRWLAIPFWAAAALLVASFLPVSGAWWDGAYSCIMVLIAYPLLLLGTQAREPDPQWLGVIRTGAFLSYPVYALHFPILALIDPIQRRLPMPGPLWLALAATIVVLIAAPLARWYDAPFRRYLRTWLAGRSAMQDGIG
- a CDS encoding aspartate kinase; amino-acid sequence: MARIVMKFGGTSMAGIERIRNVARQVKREWAKGEQVAVVVSAMSGETDRLVNFCREASPLYDTKEYDVVVAAGEQVTSGLLAIALQAIGVPARSWLGWQLPIRTSDAHASARISTIDTEALNASLANGEVAVIPGFQGQTEDGRVTTLGRGGSDTSAVAVAAAMKADRCDIYTDVDGVYTTDPRIVPRARKIPKITYEEMLELASVGAKVLQTRSVGLAMKEKVRVQVLSSFGDPDAEPTPGTFVVGEDEIGEGQVEQQLITGIAYDRNEAKITLVAVPDRPGAVASIFNPLAEASINVDMIVQNVAHGTGSTDVTFTVPGAELARSLDVLEKARETIGYEKLVPDTEVCKISVVGVGMRSHAGVAATMFEALAARGINIQAITTSEIKVSVLIHQDYTELAVRVLHTAYGLDAEDAA
- a CDS encoding L,D-transpeptidase family protein, producing the protein MQRLTSFIMRHKVGLAIAVGVAALAPAVVRIADIGGGVADAQPAAVHSAPKPVAKPVKVAAQSPIRADAGYAVKRVLDVPEPMKIGDYVWNEDGAPKTGRIVITVDLAAGVMSVFRDGYEIGAAAIMYGADDHPTPLGVFAISQKDATHVSNLYDAPMPYMMRLTNDGVTIHGSHMRRDGATHGCVAVPVEFAKLAFGQAKLGDTVIVTKGETLDVGEAIKAAG
- a CDS encoding 16S rRNA (uracil(1498)-N(3))-methyltransferase, whose amino-acid sequence is MTATPAWPPESAPRLFVDHPLSEGAEVVLDSTQANYLLNVMRLKAGEAVRCFDDQTGEWAAELCSAGKRDARLRMVTHMTPREPVPDLWLVAAPIKRQRIDWMAEKACELGVDRLVPVLTRRAVVDKLNLDRLRAHTIEAAEQCGRTALPALEEPAKLDKVLRDWPADRTLYFADETGGEPFRPTPGPAAILIGPEGGFDPAEREAIRALPQARGISLGPRILRAETAALAAAAVWMSHAGDWR
- a CDS encoding 3'(2'),5'-bisphosphate nucleotidase CysQ, with translation MPDPRLEAVAAVAAEAGALALGKAKDGFRRWEKAGGEPVCEIDLAVDHFLKGRLAAIDPEAGWLSEETADDKARLGARRVWVVDPIDGTRDYLRGRTGWAVSVALVEDGRPILGVLDAPARGEVWTAQAGEGAWRNGAAIRVAPRDTITGARVPADQLPRRDADLVAVSKPNSIALRIAMVAAGDADLVATLRWGHEWDIAAAVLIAAEAGASVTDALGVPMAFNTASAEAFGVLVTPPGIHEAAIRRLAAYAAIAERVGAR
- the ubiA gene encoding 4-hydroxybenzoate octaprenyltransferase, translating into MTAIPSDTAVPDTETRGLLRLLPASARPYALLARFDRPIGGWLLFWPGCWAILLAGAPGLDAVRLIALFGIGAVAMRGAGCVYNDIVDRDLDARVARTRDRPLASGRVSLKGAWAFLIALCLIGFAVLVALNWPARWISMASLAPVACYPFMKRITWWPQAWLGIVFSWAALVGWAAVAGHVAPAGLLLYAGSILWVVGYDTIYALQDIEDDVLAGVKSSARAMGRHVRPGVAACYVGALLLWGVAYWLRRPDPLAVLALLPMALHLGWQVWTLDPAEPHGALHRFRSNRTAGLLMAMAALAVGSAG
- a CDS encoding NAD(P)H-dependent flavin oxidoreductase, with product MTMTHATAASIGHDRLARLMKRGTDFLGSEVAIMAGAMSWVSERNLVSAMSNAGGFGVIACGAMSPELLDAEIAATKALTSKPFGVNLITMHPQLNDLIDVCAKHGVGHVVLAGGLPPGGAIERIKASGAKVICFPPTLAFAKKLIRSGVDALVIEGMEAGGHIGPVSTSVLAQEILPAVAAELPVFVAGGIGRGEAMAGYLEMGAAGVQLGTRFVCATECIAHPNFKKAFIRASARDATASVQIDPRLPVIPVRALKNAAGELFTAKQREVAQALDEGKVEMMEAQLQIEHYWAGALRRAVIDGDVEHGSVMAGQSVGMVTKEEPLADILKSLVDEGAHALERRSGG
- a CDS encoding TldD/PmbA family protein; translated protein: MLTVAEAQTRVHDLVALAKRAGADAADTLYVCNESTSVSVRLGALEDVERSEGETIGLRLFVGRRSASVSSSDLSKDALATLVDRAVAMAKEAPEDAYAGLAPEDRLLRGDAPSVDGDDGATVSPEALRARALEAENASRAVAGVTNSEGASASHGRTIIALATSHGFAGGYATSGHGCSASVIAGEGANMQRDYAHRSARHLEDLEAAEAIGRRAGERTVARLNPAKLSSGAMPILFDPRVGSSLLGHLAGAITGSSIARKTSFLLDALETEVFGKGITIVDDPHRVRGLGSKPFDGEGLPTARRELVADGVLTGWLLDSASARQLGLQPTGNAQRGIGGPPGVGTSNFYMEAGALSPAELMKDVKRGLYVTELIGQGVNPVTGDYSRGAAGFLIEDGEIGASVAEITIAGTLRDMFRALTPASDLVFERATDVPTIRIDGMTVAGA
- a CDS encoding L,D-transpeptidase family protein codes for the protein MIRSSSALLFVASSLLAIAAPTVAIAQPSQVVIDPVTDGSATELTVADADALKAGQYLWHPELGGDGKVQMVVDLMRQVAFVYRGDTLIGITTVSTGRDGYDTPLGTYPILQKEVKHRSNLYNSAPMPYMQRLTWDGVALHAGGVPGYRSSHGCVHLPDAFAKALYDETALGGEVAITEGGTTMADALPVVPDTTPADPNAPTLDDGEQAPAVVASNAP